A stretch of Sinorhizobium meliloti DNA encodes these proteins:
- a CDS encoding chemotaxis protein CheW: protein MTNAAKHLTNGGRELIAFRVGDQEFCVNIMSVREIRGWTPATPMPHAPAYVLGVINLRGAVLPIVDFSARLGMKAAEPTVRHVIIVAQVKSRVVGLLVDAVSDILTVSDRDIQPTPDIASDFERSFARGVLAIEGRMICLVELDSVFPSEEREAA, encoded by the coding sequence ATGACCAATGCCGCAAAACATCTGACCAATGGCGGACGGGAGCTGATCGCCTTCCGCGTCGGCGACCAGGAATTCTGCGTCAACATCATGTCGGTGCGAGAAATTCGCGGATGGACGCCGGCGACCCCGATGCCGCATGCGCCCGCCTACGTGCTCGGCGTCATCAATCTGCGCGGCGCCGTGCTGCCGATCGTCGATTTCTCCGCCCGGCTAGGCATGAAGGCGGCCGAGCCGACGGTTCGGCACGTGATCATCGTCGCGCAGGTCAAGAGCAGGGTGGTCGGCCTGCTGGTCGACGCCGTTTCCGACATTCTCACCGTCTCCGATCGCGATATTCAGCCGACGCCGGACATCGCGTCCGATTTCGAGCGGAGTTTCGCACGCGGCGTGTTGGCGATAGAGGGGCGCATGATCTGCCTCGTAGAGCTCGACTCGGTCTTCCCGAGCGAGGAAAGGGAGGCGGCATGA
- the visN gene encoding transcriptional regulator VisN — protein sequence MEMSRSDAVWSSETAAPRVCGRKISREQLIRRLGEVASGAGLGNGLAALTEYVGATHYLLARHDVSQDGGLDFVVCSDWPFDIVRRLSGIIAGLHAKITELEKCLAQLQPAFHTMPDDIGLPRGVSRSYCAVTFSVGRTRFSLMLLFPEDVILSQESLRDIAVLAGYVASHKIKADVRHDRECELTERELECLFWIAEGKTSDEIAVILGISRNTINNYITSVMRKTATRTRSEAIAHAVRNNLV from the coding sequence ATGGAAATGTCGCGGTCGGACGCAGTCTGGTCTTCGGAGACCGCTGCGCCGCGGGTGTGTGGACGCAAAATATCAAGGGAGCAACTGATCCGAAGGCTTGGGGAAGTGGCCTCGGGCGCGGGTCTCGGCAACGGATTGGCAGCGCTGACGGAGTATGTCGGCGCAACCCATTACCTTCTCGCCCGGCACGATGTCTCGCAGGACGGCGGACTTGATTTTGTCGTCTGTTCCGACTGGCCGTTCGACATCGTTCGGCGCCTTTCGGGCATCATCGCCGGGCTCCATGCGAAGATCACCGAACTGGAAAAGTGCCTCGCCCAACTGCAGCCGGCCTTCCATACGATGCCCGACGATATCGGCTTGCCGCGGGGGGTCAGCCGGAGCTATTGCGCCGTGACCTTCAGCGTGGGGCGCACGCGGTTCTCCTTGATGCTGCTCTTCCCCGAGGACGTGATCCTCTCCCAGGAGTCGCTGCGCGACATCGCGGTGCTTGCCGGCTATGTCGCCAGTCACAAGATCAAAGCCGATGTGCGTCACGATAGGGAATGCGAACTGACCGAGCGCGAGCTCGAATGTCTGTTCTGGATTGCCGAAGGCAAGACGAGCGATGAGATCGCCGTCATACTCGGGATCTCCCGCAACACGATCAACAATTACATCACCAGCGTAATGCGCAAGACGGCGACGCGAACGCGGTCGGAAGCGATCGCCCACGCCGTGCGCAACAATCTGGTTTAG
- the cheB gene encoding protein-glutamate O-methylesterase CheB, whose amino-acid sequence MSAPARVLVVDDSATMRGLISAVLNADPDISVVGQAADALEARQAIKQLDPDVVTLDIEMPNMNGLEFLDKIMRLRPMPVIMVSTLTHRGAEATIAALEIGAFDCVGKPQPGDPHPFRDLADKVKAAARSQRKSMITSNRAAAPAATAVSDYRAGRKIVAIGASTGGVEALITVLQKFPANCPPTVITQHMPHTFTKSFAERLNRLCAPTVQEATDGARLEVGRVYLAPGGERHLEVHNAAAPCCRLVDHPPVNGHRPSVDVLFDSVAELAGRNAIGVILTGMGRDGAAGLLKLRHAGARTFGQNEKTCVVYGMPRVAYELGAVETQLPLGSIGEEILKTAAARKEGIE is encoded by the coding sequence ATGAGCGCTCCCGCACGTGTTCTCGTCGTCGACGACTCGGCCACCATGCGCGGCCTCATCTCCGCCGTGCTCAATGCCGACCCTGATATCTCCGTCGTCGGACAGGCTGCCGACGCGCTCGAGGCGCGTCAGGCGATCAAGCAGCTCGACCCCGATGTCGTGACCCTCGACATCGAGATGCCGAACATGAACGGCCTCGAATTCCTCGACAAGATCATGCGGCTGAGGCCCATGCCGGTGATCATGGTCTCGACGCTGACCCATAGGGGCGCCGAAGCGACGATCGCCGCGCTCGAGATCGGCGCCTTCGACTGCGTCGGCAAGCCCCAGCCGGGGGATCCGCATCCGTTCCGCGATCTCGCCGACAAGGTCAAGGCGGCCGCGCGTTCGCAGCGCAAGTCCATGATCACCAGCAACAGGGCGGCCGCGCCGGCGGCGACAGCCGTTTCCGACTACCGGGCAGGGCGCAAGATCGTCGCGATCGGAGCCTCGACCGGCGGGGTCGAGGCGCTGATCACGGTCTTGCAGAAGTTCCCGGCGAATTGCCCGCCGACGGTGATCACGCAGCACATGCCGCACACCTTCACCAAGAGCTTCGCCGAACGGCTGAACCGGCTTTGCGCCCCGACGGTCCAGGAGGCGACGGATGGCGCGCGGCTCGAGGTCGGCAGGGTCTATCTGGCGCCCGGCGGCGAACGCCATCTTGAGGTCCATAATGCCGCAGCACCCTGCTGCCGACTGGTGGATCATCCGCCGGTCAACGGACATCGTCCCTCGGTCGACGTGCTGTTCGATTCCGTCGCCGAACTGGCGGGCCGGAACGCCATCGGGGTGATTCTCACCGGAATGGGCCGCGATGGCGCCGCCGGTCTCCTGAAATTGCGGCATGCCGGAGCACGCACCTTCGGTCAGAACGAAAAGACCTGTGTCGTCTACGGCATGCCGCGCGTCGCCTATGAATTGGGCGCGGTCGAAACGCAGCTCCCCCTCGGATCGATCGGGGAGGAGATTTTGAAGACGGCGGCAGCCCGAAAAGAAGGAATCGAATAA
- the fliF gene encoding flagellar basal-body MS-ring/collar protein FliF: MNLFDQFSTFTKNLSNLGQGKLIALAVAGVVAIGFVLGAGIYVNRRSFETLYVGLERSDVTQISIALAEANVDFEVGTDGGSIQVPVGMTGKARLLLAERGLPSSANAGYELFDNVGSLGLTSFMQEVTRVRALEGEIARTIQQISGIAAARVHIVMPERGSFRKAEQTPTASVMIRASATVGRSAASSIRHLVASSVPGLDVDDVTVLDSTGQLLASGDDPSNSALNQSLGVVQNVQSDLEKKIDNALAPFLGMDNFRTSVTARLNTDAQQIQETVFDPESRVERSTRVIKEEQKSSQQQPDNAATVQQNVPQAAPRGGAGQQSSDEAEKKEEQTNYEINSKTIATVKNSYSIERLSIAVVVNRGRLAAMAGEPADQAKIDAYLQEMQKIVSSAAGIDPGRGDVVTLNAMDFVETQLLDQAVPGPGIMEMLTRNLGGIINALAFVAVAFLVVWFGMRPLARQLGFGGQAGKLEGEAAGLELPDFSPAGAGAGGALMEGFGSDFGFDGGDDLLNLGDEAGFNRRVKEGPERRLARMVEISEERAAKILRKWAVDRAA; the protein is encoded by the coding sequence ATGAATCTGTTCGATCAATTCTCGACGTTCACGAAAAATCTGAGCAATCTCGGACAAGGAAAGCTCATTGCGCTTGCCGTGGCTGGCGTCGTGGCGATCGGCTTCGTCCTCGGTGCCGGTATCTATGTCAACCGGCGGTCCTTCGAGACGCTCTATGTCGGTCTCGAACGCAGCGACGTCACCCAGATCAGCATTGCGCTTGCGGAGGCCAATGTCGACTTCGAAGTCGGCACCGACGGCGGCAGCATCCAGGTGCCCGTCGGCATGACCGGCAAGGCCCGTCTGCTGCTTGCCGAGCGCGGCCTGCCGAGCAGCGCCAATGCCGGTTACGAGCTCTTCGACAATGTCGGTTCGCTCGGACTGACGTCCTTCATGCAGGAAGTGACCCGCGTTCGGGCGCTCGAGGGCGAAATCGCCCGCACGATCCAGCAGATTTCCGGCATCGCCGCCGCACGCGTCCACATCGTCATGCCGGAGCGCGGCAGCTTCCGCAAAGCAGAGCAGACGCCGACGGCCTCGGTCATGATACGGGCAAGCGCCACGGTCGGCCGTAGCGCTGCGTCCTCCATCCGGCATCTGGTCGCGTCTTCCGTGCCGGGCCTCGATGTCGACGACGTCACCGTCCTCGATTCGACCGGCCAGCTGCTCGCATCCGGCGACGACCCGTCGAACAGCGCGCTCAATCAGTCACTCGGCGTCGTCCAGAACGTCCAGTCCGATCTCGAAAAGAAGATCGACAATGCTCTCGCGCCATTCCTCGGGATGGACAATTTCCGCACCAGCGTCACCGCCAGGCTCAACACCGATGCGCAGCAGATTCAGGAGACGGTCTTCGATCCGGAATCGCGCGTCGAGCGCTCGACGCGCGTGATCAAGGAAGAGCAGAAGTCCAGCCAGCAGCAGCCGGACAATGCCGCCACGGTACAGCAGAACGTCCCCCAGGCGGCGCCGCGCGGCGGAGCCGGTCAGCAGTCGAGCGACGAGGCGGAGAAGAAGGAAGAGCAGACGAATTACGAGATCAACAGCAAGACGATCGCCACCGTCAAGAACAGCTATTCGATCGAGCGGCTGTCGATCGCGGTCGTCGTCAATCGCGGGCGCCTCGCGGCCATGGCCGGCGAACCGGCAGATCAGGCGAAAATCGATGCCTATCTCCAGGAGATGCAGAAGATCGTTTCCTCCGCCGCCGGGATAGATCCGGGCCGCGGCGACGTCGTTACGCTGAACGCCATGGATTTCGTGGAGACACAGCTCCTCGACCAGGCGGTGCCGGGCCCGGGGATCATGGAGATGCTGACGCGCAACCTCGGCGGCATCATCAACGCGCTCGCCTTCGTCGCGGTCGCCTTCCTGGTGGTATGGTTCGGGATGCGGCCGCTTGCCCGCCAGCTGGGCTTCGGCGGACAGGCGGGCAAGCTCGAAGGCGAAGCCGCCGGGCTCGAACTGCCGGACTTCTCGCCGGCCGGCGCCGGCGCAGGGGGCGCCCTCATGGAGGGCTTCGGCTCCGACTTCGGCTTCGACGGCGGCGACGACCTGCTCAATCTCGGCGACGAGGCCGGCTTCAACCGCCGCGTCAAGGAAGGGCCGGAGCGGCGCCTCGCCCGGATGGTAGAGATCAGCGAAGAGCGGGCAGCGAAGATACTGCGAAAATGGGCAGTCGACCGAGCGGCGTGA
- a CDS encoding STAS domain-containing protein: MASRNSARNTLMLAPVLDLNEATVLHERLLALKGGAVAIDASAVERVGALCVQVLMAAARSWEADRLSFTFAEVSDAFIKTTQLIGADIGPLMAKEI, from the coding sequence ATGGCCAGCAGAAACTCCGCACGAAACACGCTGATGCTCGCTCCGGTTTTGGACCTGAACGAGGCAACGGTGCTGCATGAAAGGCTCCTGGCACTGAAAGGCGGCGCCGTGGCGATCGACGCGTCCGCGGTCGAGCGCGTTGGGGCGCTTTGTGTCCAGGTGCTCATGGCCGCCGCGAGAAGCTGGGAAGCGGATCGCCTGTCTTTCACCTTTGCCGAGGTGTCCGACGCTTTCATCAAGACGACACAGCTCATCGGGGCGGACATCGGTCCCCTGATGGCAAAGGAGATTTGA
- the cheR gene encoding protein-glutamate O-methyltransferase CheR, whose amino-acid sequence MRVQANIDQRPYPDECLASGEYPLTRRDLTEIAAMIYADAGIYLNESKASLVYSRLSKHIRNLGLKGFRDYCQLVASPAGAAARRDMLSHLTTNFTRFFRENHHFEHLKTDVLPGLIARAKNGGRVRIWSAACSDGQEPYSIALTVLSLLPNAADYDFRILATDIDPKILALARAGAYDATALETVNPAMRKQWFSEVEAGGRRKWQVDDRVKRLITFNELNLMAQWPIKGPFDVIFCRNVVIYFDEPTQMKIWSRFAGVLDNGGHLYIGHSERVSGDAKALFDNIGITTYRHTGKFHGGRA is encoded by the coding sequence ATGAGGGTCCAGGCCAACATCGATCAGAGGCCGTATCCGGACGAATGTCTCGCGAGCGGAGAATATCCGCTGACCCGCCGCGATCTCACCGAGATCGCCGCGATGATCTACGCGGATGCCGGCATCTATCTCAACGAATCCAAGGCATCGCTCGTCTATTCGCGGCTTTCGAAGCATATCCGCAATCTCGGACTGAAGGGGTTCCGCGACTACTGCCAGCTCGTCGCTTCGCCTGCCGGTGCGGCGGCGCGCCGCGACATGCTTTCGCATCTCACGACGAATTTCACCCGCTTTTTCCGCGAGAACCATCATTTCGAGCACCTGAAAACAGACGTTCTGCCTGGTCTTATCGCCCGCGCGAAGAACGGCGGTCGCGTCCGCATCTGGTCTGCGGCGTGTTCGGATGGCCAGGAGCCCTATTCGATCGCGCTGACGGTGTTGTCGTTGCTGCCCAATGCTGCGGACTACGACTTCCGCATCCTAGCGACCGATATCGACCCGAAGATCCTGGCGCTGGCGCGGGCCGGCGCCTACGATGCGACGGCGCTCGAGACGGTGAACCCTGCCATGCGCAAGCAATGGTTCAGCGAGGTCGAAGCCGGCGGCCGCCGCAAGTGGCAGGTCGACGATCGCGTTAAGCGGCTGATCACCTTCAACGAACTCAACCTCATGGCGCAGTGGCCGATCAAGGGGCCGTTCGACGTGATCTTCTGCCGCAATGTCGTGATCTATTTCGACGAGCCGACGCAGATGAAGATCTGGTCGCGCTTCGCCGGCGTGCTGGACAATGGCGGGCACCTCTATATCGGCCACTCGGAACGTGTGTCGGGGGATGCCAAGGCGCTCTTCGACAATATCGGCATCACGACCTATCGCCATACCGGCAAGTTCCACGGGGGCCGGGCATGA
- a CDS encoding response regulator: MSLAEKIKVLIVDDQVTSRLLLGDALQQLGFKQITAAGDGEQGMKIMAQNPHHLVISDFNMPKMDGLGLLQAVRANPATKKAAFIILTAQGDRALVQKAAALGANNVLAKPFTIEKMKAAIEAVFGALK, from the coding sequence ATGTCTCTCGCCGAAAAGATAAAAGTTCTGATCGTCGACGATCAGGTCACGAGCCGTCTGCTCCTGGGCGACGCACTGCAGCAGCTCGGCTTCAAGCAGATCACCGCGGCCGGTGACGGGGAGCAGGGCATGAAGATCATGGCTCAGAATCCCCATCATCTGGTGATCTCCGATTTCAACATGCCGAAAATGGATGGGTTGGGCCTGCTCCAGGCGGTGCGTGCAAACCCCGCCACCAAGAAGGCGGCCTTCATCATTCTGACGGCGCAGGGCGACCGCGCGCTGGTGCAGAAGGCGGCTGCGCTCGGCGCCAACAACGTGCTGGCAAAGCCGTTCACGATCGAAAAGATGAAAGCCGCGATCGAGGCCGTTTTCGGGGCGCTGAAATGA
- the cheD gene encoding chemoreceptor glutamine deamidase CheD: MNTEAAGRRVHVIQGEFKVVNDPDIVLSTILGSCVAACMRDPAAGVGGMNHFLLPGSATSPSSGADATRYGVHLMELLINGLLKQGARRDRLEAKIFGGARTIARFSNVGEQNAAFARQFLMDEGIRIVGESTGGDHGRKLEYWPSSGRARQYALTGVEAQRALQMDQRPAVPKPAESSIEFF, from the coding sequence ATGAACACCGAGGCTGCCGGGAGGCGCGTCCATGTCATTCAGGGCGAGTTCAAGGTCGTCAACGATCCGGATATCGTTCTTTCGACCATTCTCGGTTCCTGCGTGGCCGCCTGCATGCGCGATCCGGCGGCCGGCGTCGGCGGCATGAATCACTTCCTGCTGCCGGGATCGGCGACCTCGCCGAGTTCCGGCGCGGACGCCACGCGCTACGGCGTGCATCTGATGGAGCTTCTCATCAACGGCCTCCTGAAGCAGGGGGCGCGCCGCGACCGGCTGGAGGCGAAAATCTTCGGCGGAGCCAGGACGATTGCGCGTTTCTCGAATGTCGGCGAGCAGAATGCCGCCTTCGCGCGCCAGTTCCTGATGGACGAGGGTATCCGCATCGTCGGCGAAAGCACCGGCGGCGACCACGGGCGTAAGCTCGAATACTGGCCGTCGTCAGGGCGCGCGCGGCAATACGCGCTGACCGGCGTTGAGGCACAGCGGGCGCTTCAGATGGACCAGCGGCCCGCCGTGCCGAAGCCGGCCGAAAGCTCCATCGAATTCTTCTGA
- the cheT gene encoding chemotaxis protein CheT: MRKDHNQPHAEESLPDVLMRVVTELHDVAYLIERIEPQLMSDDGAGADRIMVLQGIDLAVQKTRGLAEFIDTITASIPDTCLVDVTTAVSLVKLADMKKALGNGILRHGHSQPLTKAAGDFEAF, encoded by the coding sequence ATGCGGAAAGACCACAACCAGCCTCACGCGGAAGAATCGCTGCCGGACGTGCTGATGCGCGTCGTCACGGAGCTCCACGACGTCGCCTATCTGATCGAACGCATAGAGCCCCAACTCATGAGCGATGACGGCGCCGGCGCGGACAGGATCATGGTGCTGCAGGGCATCGACCTCGCGGTGCAGAAGACGCGCGGGCTCGCGGAGTTCATCGATACCATCACCGCCTCCATTCCCGACACCTGCCTAGTCGACGTCACCACCGCAGTCAGCCTCGTCAAGCTTGCCGACATGAAGAAAGCGCTCGGCAACGGCATTCTCCGGCATGGGCATTCGCAGCCGCTGACCAAGGCGGCTGGCGACTTCGAGGCCTTCTGA
- a CDS encoding chemotaxis protein CheA, protein MDMNEIKEIFFQECEEQLAELESGLLKLNDGDRDPETVNAVFRAVHSIKGGAGAFGLDDLVSFAHVFETTLDCVRSNRLEPNQDVLKVMLRSADVLADLTNAARDGGGVDEARSRQLIKELEALANGELPQAAAESAPKTTPAGVAPAAPVVNEEGFQPVAFSFDDFETGDEPTIEPSTYEIVFKPKSELYAKGNDATLLLRDLSRLGEMSIHCDMDTLPPLDRMNPEEAYFSWKISLKTDKGEEAIRSVFEFAEWDCELDVALAGGTVGMDEDLPMQPVPFDLSILEDEAQAPAGKEDRAAASEGDPRNAAVAAAQTASNVLQMAQSTARVSPENARNSQSASAAQAAAQQAASAATPTIRVDLDRVDRLINLVGELVINQAMLSQSVIENDTNGTSSINMGLEELQQLTREIQDSVMAIRAQPVKPVFQRMSRIVREIADMTGKSVRLITEGENTEVDKTVIDKLAEPLTHMIRNAVDHGLETPEKRVAAGKNPEGTVRLTAKHRSGRIVIELADDGAGINREKVRQKAIDNDLIAADANLSDEEVDNLIFHAGFSTADKISDISGRGVGMDVVKRSIQALGGRINISSKPGQGSIFTMSLPLTLAVLDGMVVTVANQTLVVPLTAIVETLQPEASAIHSFGSSQRLISIRDSFCPLVDVGRILNFRGAQANPVEGVALLVESEGGGQRALMVDAIQGQRQVVIKSLEANYTHVPGIAAATILGDGRVALILDVDAIVAASRGQSLKPEMSLAAAG, encoded by the coding sequence ATGGATATGAACGAAATCAAAGAGATTTTCTTCCAGGAATGCGAGGAGCAACTCGCGGAACTGGAATCGGGTCTCCTCAAGCTCAATGACGGCGATCGCGATCCGGAAACGGTGAATGCCGTTTTCCGTGCGGTCCATTCCATCAAGGGCGGCGCCGGCGCCTTCGGGCTCGACGATCTCGTCTCCTTCGCGCATGTGTTCGAGACGACGCTCGACTGCGTTCGATCCAACAGGCTGGAACCCAATCAGGACGTCCTGAAAGTCATGCTGAGATCGGCGGACGTGCTTGCCGATCTCACCAACGCCGCCCGTGACGGCGGCGGCGTAGACGAGGCGCGCAGCCGGCAACTGATCAAGGAACTCGAAGCGCTCGCCAACGGCGAACTGCCGCAAGCCGCCGCCGAGTCCGCGCCGAAAACGACGCCGGCCGGCGTTGCCCCGGCTGCTCCGGTCGTCAACGAGGAAGGCTTCCAGCCCGTTGCCTTCTCCTTCGACGATTTCGAGACAGGCGACGAGCCGACGATCGAACCATCCACCTATGAGATCGTCTTCAAGCCCAAGTCGGAACTTTACGCCAAGGGCAATGACGCCACGCTGCTCCTGCGTGATCTCTCGCGCCTCGGCGAGATGAGCATCCATTGCGACATGGACACTTTGCCGCCGCTGGACCGGATGAATCCGGAGGAGGCGTATTTCTCCTGGAAGATTTCGCTCAAAACCGACAAGGGCGAAGAGGCGATCCGCTCCGTGTTCGAATTCGCCGAGTGGGATTGCGAGCTCGACGTCGCGCTCGCCGGCGGTACGGTCGGGATGGACGAAGACCTGCCGATGCAGCCCGTCCCCTTCGACCTTTCGATCCTCGAGGACGAAGCCCAGGCGCCTGCCGGGAAAGAGGACCGGGCCGCCGCCAGCGAGGGCGACCCCCGGAATGCGGCCGTCGCGGCGGCGCAGACGGCGAGCAACGTCCTGCAAATGGCGCAGTCCACGGCGCGCGTCTCCCCGGAGAATGCCCGCAATTCCCAATCGGCATCGGCGGCACAGGCTGCCGCCCAGCAGGCCGCTTCCGCCGCGACCCCGACCATTCGCGTCGATCTCGATCGTGTCGACCGCCTGATCAACCTCGTCGGCGAACTCGTCATCAACCAGGCGATGCTGTCGCAGAGCGTGATCGAAAACGACACCAACGGCACGTCGTCGATCAATATGGGCCTGGAGGAACTGCAGCAGCTTACGCGCGAAATCCAGGACAGTGTCATGGCGATCCGCGCTCAGCCGGTCAAGCCGGTTTTCCAGCGCATGTCCCGCATCGTCCGCGAAATCGCCGACATGACCGGCAAGTCCGTCCGTCTCATCACCGAGGGTGAAAATACGGAAGTCGACAAGACGGTCATCGACAAGCTCGCCGAGCCGCTCACGCACATGATCCGCAACGCGGTCGATCACGGCCTCGAGACGCCTGAAAAGCGGGTTGCCGCGGGCAAGAACCCGGAAGGAACCGTGCGGCTCACGGCCAAGCACCGCTCCGGCCGCATCGTCATCGAGCTTGCCGACGACGGCGCCGGCATCAATCGCGAGAAGGTGCGCCAGAAGGCGATCGACAACGATCTCATTGCGGCGGACGCAAACCTTTCGGACGAGGAAGTCGACAACCTGATCTTCCACGCTGGTTTCTCCACGGCCGACAAGATCTCCGACATTTCCGGCCGTGGTGTCGGCATGGATGTCGTCAAGCGCTCCATCCAGGCACTCGGCGGCCGCATCAACATCTCTTCGAAGCCGGGCCAGGGCTCGATCTTCACCATGAGCCTGCCGCTGACGCTCGCCGTCCTCGACGGCATGGTGGTGACCGTCGCCAACCAGACGCTCGTCGTGCCGCTGACGGCAATCGTCGAGACGCTGCAGCCGGAGGCCTCTGCGATCCACAGCTTCGGTTCCAGCCAGCGGCTGATCTCGATCCGCGACTCCTTCTGCCCGCTCGTAGACGTGGGCCGCATCCTGAACTTCCGCGGGGCACAGGCCAACCCGGTCGAAGGCGTGGCGCTTCTCGTCGAATCCGAAGGCGGCGGCCAGCGCGCGTTGATGGTCGATGCCATCCAGGGCCAGCGGCAGGTGGTGATCAAGAGCCTCGAAGCCAACTACACGCATGTGCCCGGCATTGCCGCGGCCACAATTCTCGGCGACGGGCGCGTGGCACTCATCCTCGATGTCGACGCCATCGTCGCTGCGTCGCGCGGGCAATCCCTGAAACCTGAAATGTCTCTTGCTGCAGCCGGATAA
- a CDS encoding response regulator: protein MKKRVLTVDDSRTIRNMLLVTLNNAGFETIQAEDGVEGLEKLDTANPDVIVTDINMPRLDGFGFIEGVRKNDRYRAVPILVLTTESDAEKKNRARQAGATGWIVKPFDPTKLIDAIERVTA, encoded by the coding sequence ATGAAGAAGAGAGTTCTGACTGTCGACGACTCCCGGACGATCCGGAACATGCTTCTCGTCACCCTCAACAATGCCGGATTCGAAACGATCCAGGCGGAGGATGGCGTCGAGGGCCTCGAGAAGCTCGATACGGCCAACCCCGACGTGATCGTAACGGACATCAACATGCCGCGCCTCGACGGCTTCGGCTTCATCGAGGGTGTGCGCAAGAACGATCGCTACCGTGCGGTGCCGATCCTCGTGCTGACCACCGAGAGCGATGCGGAGAAGAAGAACCGTGCGCGGCAGGCGGGCGCCACCGGCTGGATCGTCAAACCGTTCGACCCGACCAAGCTGATCGATGCCATCGAGCGCGTAACGGCCTGA